DNA sequence from the Candidatus Hydrogenedentota bacterium genome:
GATCGGGCCAGCAGAAATTGTCCAATCCGGCAATGCTCCCGATGCGCGCGCCGACTGCGATGAGGTTGCGCACGGCCTCGTCCACCGCGCTCGCCATCATCCAGTAGGTATCAAGATCGCTGTACTTGGGCGCGATGCCGCACGACACCGCGATGCCGCGTTTGGAACCGGGCACCGGACGAATTACGCCGGCGTCGCCGGGGCCGTCGTGGTCGACGCCCTGGAACTGTTTCAGCACGCTCTGCGCGAGGACTTCATGGTCGTACATGCGCACGAACGATTCTTTGCTGCACACGTTTAGTGAACCGAGCACGGCCTTCAAGTCGGCGATGAGATCGCTTTGTTCAACGATAATCTCCCGCGTGACGGCGGGCGGCTCCCACCTCGCTTTCAGATGCATTCTCGGCACGCCGTCATGCAGAAAGTGCATGTCGAGCGCGCCGATCAGCTTGCCTTCGTAACGGCATTCGAGGCGGCCAGAGCCGGTGAATTCGCCGAGGACAGTCGCTTCGACCTCGCGGCGCCTTGCCAAGTCCAGGAAGGCGTCGACCTTGTCCGGCGGAACAGCGAGAGTCATGCGCTCTTGCGCTTCGGACAGGAAAATCTCCCATGGCGCGAGGCCCGGATACTTCAGCGGCGCGCGTTCAAGATGCACGACGGCGCCGCCCGAACCTTTCGCCATTTCGCCGATACTCGATGACAAACCGCCCGCGCCGTTGTCGGTGATGTTCGAAAAGAGGCCGAGGTCGCGCGCTTCGATCAGAAAGTCGGCCATTTTCTTTTGCGTGATTGCGTCGCCGATTTGCACGGCTGTTGCGGGCGAACCTTCGTGCAACTCCTCGGACGAAAACGTCGCGCCGTGAATCCCGTCTTTGCCTATGCGGCCGCCGCACATGACAATTCGATCGCCGGGCCGGGCTGTTTTTTCGTGGCTGGGTTGGCCGTTGATCGTTGCGGGGATGAGACCGCCGGTGCCGCAGAACACAAGAGGCTTGCCAAGGAAGCGTTCGTGAAACACGATCGCGCCGTTCAGGTCCGGAATGCCGCTTTGGTTGCCGCCGTCCTTCACGCCTTGATGCACACCGCGCAGCACGCGCCGGGGATGCATCAGGCGCGCGGGGATGTCGCCATCGTAGAACGGCGACGCAAAACAGAACACGTCCGTGTTGAAAATGCAGCGGCAACCAAGTCCGGCGCCGAGAACATCGCGGTTCACGCCAACGATGCCCGTAATCGCGCCGCCGTACGGATCGAGCGCGGAGGGGCTGTTGTGCGTCTCCGCCTTCAACGCGAAATTCCAGTTCTTGTCAAACCTGATAATGCCGGCGTTGTCGTGGAACACGCTGACGAGCCAATCGACGCGCTTGCCGACTTCGTCCGTCGTCGCCTTTACGTAGGACTTGAACAGGCTGTCGATCGTGCGCGTGTTTCCCGCTTCGTCGGTGTACTCGATGACGGCATTGAATATCTTGTGTTTGCAGTGCTCGGACCAGGTTTGGGCGAGGATTTCGAGCTCGATATCTGTCGGCTGTTGCGGCAGGCCCGCGGCGGCCCGCCACGTCTGGACGGACGCGTCACCGTAATGCGCTTGTATCGCTTTCATTTCGCCAAGTTCGAGCGCCAGCATGCCGTCGCGGCTGAGGGCCATGAGCGCGTCGTCGGAAATGTTCAGATCGATTGTCCGCACTTCTGCGCTGCTGCGTTCGGTAACGAGGGGCAGCCCGAGCAGGCCGTGACCGCCTATGTCCCCGAGCTCCGACGCCGGCTTCACAATCCAACGCTGGATGAGTTCATTTGCGAGCAGATCGCGCGCAATGCGCTCGCATTGTTTCGCGTTGACGCGGCCCTTGAGCGCGTACAGGGTCGACTTGTAGACCGCGTCACCGGGGGAGAGGGCGCGCCCAATTGTATCGGCGATGCCTTCCGCGGAACTCTTGCCGATGTTATCGGTGACGCCCGGCCGGAACCCGACTTCGATCGCGAAATCGAAATCGCGGGCCAGCAGGGAATCAACGGCCGAATCCTGAATGATCGGATCGGTGAACAGCTCGCGGCGGACGAGTTCGAGTTCTTCTGTGCTCAAATTCGCGTGGATGGTATACACGTCGATTGCGCGCACGTCCTCGATGTGGATGCCCAAATCGTCCGCCACGCGGGCGCGAACGCCAAGGCCCGCCGGGTCCGGCATGCCCTGTTTCATCCCGACCTCGATTCGGTGCACGGCGTGTGACGTCGCGGCGGGGGCGGTGGCAGCGGCCTCTTTAGGCATAGCGAAGTGTTCCCGAGTAGGTTACGCGGCGCTCTCCCTTGATAACGCGGCCGATAACCCGGCCTTCGCTGCCGGCCTGATCGAGTGTCTTCAACGCGCGCTCGGCCTCGTCCTCGGATACAATCACGAGGTAGCCCATGCCGCAATTGAAGGTGCGCAGCATTTCAAATTGTTCGACTTGACCCGCCCGCTGAAGGAAGCCGAAAACCGGCGGCGCAGTCCACGCGTCGAGATTGATTTCGACGCCCGTTTCGTGTGGCAACGTGCGGGGGAGATTGTCGGTGATGCCGCCCCCGGTGATGTGCGCCATTCCTTTGACCGTCACGATTTTCATGAGCACGCGAATAATCGTCGCGTAACTGCGGTGCGGCTCGAGCAGCGCTTCGCCGACCGTTCGGTCGACGCCGGGCATCGGGTCGCTGCAATCGAGTTTGGCGACCTCGAAGCATATCTTGCGCGCGAGGCTGTAGCCGTTGGTGTGTAGTCCTGATGATGGCAGGCCAATGACGACGTCGCCAGGCTGCACTGTCGAACCATCGACAATCTTTTTGCGATCGACGACGCCGACAATCGTTCCAGAGATGTCGTATTCCCCGGGCTGGTAGAGTCCCGGCATTTCCGCGGTCTCGCCGCCGATAAGCGCGCAGCCCGCGTAGCGGCACCCGTTGGTCAGGCCGCGAATGACTTCTACAACCACGTTGGGTTCGAGCCGCCCAAACGCGAGATAGTCGAGAAAGAAGAGAGGCTTCGCGCCCTGCACCAGAATGTCGTTGACGCAATGGGAAACCAGATCGACACCGATCGTGTCGTGCTTGCCCGTCATGAATGCGAGCTTAATCTTGGTACCAACGCCGTCTACGCTCGATACGAGCACCGGTTCGTCCATGCCCTTGGTGTCGAGGCTGTACATCGCGCCGAAGGTTCCGATATCGCACAGCACGCGATCGTCGAACGTTTTGTTCACGAGGTTCTTTATTTCGCGGACTGCCTTGTCCGCGGCGTCAATGTCGACGCCGGCGTCGCGGTACGTCAGGCCGCGTTTGTCGTTGCTCATACAGGTGCACCTCATCGAATCGCGTTCGGGCCCGCGGGGCCGATGGCACGCGAAGCATGCGGTTAGATTACGGGCAGGATGGAGATAAAGCAATTGAATTAAATCTATTATGCCGATAAGATTTTCTGATTGGAGATCCGATGACCCTCGAGCAACTACGTTTCTTCCGCGCCGTAATTGACGGCGGCAGTTTTCGCGCCGCCGCCGAACGGGTGCACCGCACTCAACCCGCCATTACCCACCAGATTAAAGCGCTCGAACGCGAATTGGGTCACGTGCTGATCGACCGCAAGACGGCCGCGCCCACGCCTGCCGGCAGACTTCTGTATACGCGAGGCAGTGCGCTGATCTCCGACGCGGATGCGATGCGGGCTGCGATGCAGGATTTTGACGAGACACAGGCCGGCGAACTGCGCCTCGGTACGAGCGACACAACCGCCCTCTACACCTTGCCCCCGATAGTGCGCCGGTTCCGCCGCGCAAACCCCGGAACACGGCTGCATATCGTGAATCGCCCGACCGAGGTCATCGCGCAGATGGTGCAGCTCGGGGACTTGGACATCGGAATCGTGACGCTGCCGGTGTCGTCCGCGCAATTGATGGAACGCGTGTTGTTCGAGCAGGAACTTGTCCTTGTCGTGCCACGGCGGCACCGGATGGCGACGCGAACGATCGTACGCGCGCGCGATTTGCAGTCCGAACCGCTGCTGTTGCTCGAAGACGTGACGCGGACCGGAAAATTGCTGCGCGAGTTTTTTCGGATGAGTGGGTTTACACCGAACATTGTTTTGGACACGAGCAGTTTTGAAGTGATCAAGCGGTACGTGGCGGAAGGTATCGGCATATCGTTTCTGCCGCGCGCCGCGGTTAGGCCGCGGGACACAACATTGCACGTTGTGCGCGTGCCCGGTTTGCCGCGCGTCACGATAGGCGCCATTTGGAGGACCGGCGCATACCAGACCCGGGCCGCGCTGAATTTACTCGAGCTGTTCGACACACCGCGCAAGACCCGGCGCCGTTGACTTAGCGGCCCTGTGCGATATCCACCGGCGCGTTGTTGTCCGTGTACAGCTTGCCGTCCCGCGCGGCGGTGTGAGCGGCGGAGAACTGCGTGAGGCGTTTCGGAAAGTTTGGCGGAAGGTAATTGCCTTTCGCGGCAAGTTGCGCCGCGAGATCGGACAAGTCTGCGGGGTGCGCCAGCCACGGGCCATCGGGCCAACCTTTGCCGTCCCGCGTGCCGTTCGGCGCGAGCTTCGCCGGGTCTATCTTCTGCGCGAGATACACGGTGTTCCAACTGGATTCCGCCTGAAACACGTAGACCTTTTGGAAAACGGATTCCAGCGTCTGCAACATCCCGCGCACAATGTTGTCGTTCGATCCGCCATACTCGCCCATTACGTTGTACACGAGACAGCCACCGTTCTCGATGCGATCGAACGCGCTGCGAAAGAATTCCTGGGTCGCAAGATGGTAGGGGAGATACGCGCCATTCGGCCCGGACGCGTAGGCGTCCATGATGATCGCACCGTAGGTTTGCTTCGTGCGTTGGATGAAGGTCCGGCCGTCAATCGTGACGATGCGCAGGCGCGGGTCTTCGGGCAGTTCGAAATACTGCTTGGCGACCTTGACCACGGCAGGATCGATTTCCGACACCTCGATTTTCATTTCGGGATAGTGCTTCAAGAAATACTTCGGACCGGTCCCTCCGCCGAGTCCCACGAACAAAACGGATTTCGTCGTTGGGTCCAACACGAGCGGCGCGTAGAAGAATTCGGTGTACTCGAAGCCGCCGGCGTATGCGTCCGTCTTGAACATTGTCGATTGGGGCGAGCTGTCGAAATACAGAATCCGTTTCTCGGCTTCGTCGCGGACCAGAATGTGGTGGTACGCGGAGTAGTTCTCGTAGATGGTCTGCGCGAACGCGGCTGGCGCAAGAAACGGCGCGCTTGCCACGATCAACGCGGCTACCGGAGCGGTTTTGCGCCGCGCGGCGAAGTGAGCGAACACGATGAACACTCCTCCAACGACGAGCGCCGCGCAGGTCGCGTACAACGATTCACGCACGCCCCAGGTCACGAACAGCGTGGAGGTCGCCATGGTTCCGCAGATGCTTCCCAATGTCGAAAGCGCCGCGATACGTCCCGCGCTCGAGCCGACTCTGTCCAAGCGCGTGACCGCGAGGCGAATGGCCTGCGGCATGACGGTGCCCAGGGCGAGCAGGGGAACGAGCGTCGCCGCCGCGGACGCGACCAGCGGTTCCCACCAGCGCATCACTTCGCTCTGCGCGACGTGTTCGGCGGTCTTCACGACTATCGGTTCCATGAAGACTGCGCTGAAACCGGCGATGCACAAGACGACGCCCAGCGGCGCCCACGAGCGAAAGCGGTCCGCCATCCATCCTCCCAGCGAATAGCCCGCTGCCAATCCGAGCAGACACACCGATATCTCCGCGGACCACACCTCGAGCGAACTGCCGAAGAACCGCTGCAGCATGCGCACGGCGATGAACTCGTAGATCATCACCGCCGCGCCCGAAACGAAGACGAGCACGCCGAGACACAGCGCCGGGACAAATGAAGCAGACGATACATTTTGTTCGTTGGACATGATGCGCCAGTATACCGAATGAGCGGAGCGAATCGGAACGAAAATGGGCGGCCACGTTTGGCCGCCCATAAAATCGATCACGAGTGCCGGTCTACTTCCGCTTTGACTTCGACAGTTTGCGGAGCTTGCCATCGATCGAAATCAGACCGAGCATCTTCGACAGTCCCGTCTTACTGTGCAAGACGTCGAGCAGCGCGCTCAGCAGCGCGTACTTTTCCTTCGAGTAGGGAAACCAATGCGGCTCGATCTTGTTGCCCGCGTCCACGATGACGGACTTGATGTGCGAGAAGCTGTGCAGCCCGTGCGGGCCGAAATAGCGGCCGAACCCGCTCTCTTTCGTTCCGCCGAACGGCAACGCCGCGTTGCCCTGCGTCGCGAGCACATTGTTTATCGACACGTTGCCGCTCTCGATATTCCGCGCAACGCGCTCCGCACGCGCGAGATCGGTGGACCACACCGCTGCGCTCAACCCGTACGGCGTATCGTTCGCCATGCGCACGGCTTCGTCTTCAGACTTGAACTTCTCGACCGTGATGACCGGTCCAAATGTCTCCTCCGTGATCACGCGCATCGAATCGTTCACGCCCGAGATCAATGTCGGGGGATAGGCGTGCGAATCGCCCTCGCGCTTGCCGCCGGTGTGAATGGTCGCGCCTTTCGCGCGCGCGTCCTCGACCAGTTCCTCGACCTTCTTCACCTGGAACGGCGCAGTCATGTGGCCTACGTCGAGATCGCCCGCATCGGGTTTGTCGCCGTGTTCCGCCGCGTGCGTCAGGTCCTCGATTTTCGAGGCGAGCGCCTTCACGAAATCGTCGTGGATGCGTTCGTGCACGAGCACACGCTCGATGGACGTACACGTCTGGCCGCAGTTCATCAGACCGCCCCACATCGCGCCGGCGGCCGCCCGGTCAATGTTCACATCGTCGAATACGACCATCGGGTCTTTGCCGCCCAGTTCGAGTTCGACGGGAATTAGGTACTGCGCGGCCTGTTCCATGATCTGCTTGCCCGCGCGCGTGCTGCCCGTGAAAAGGATTT
Encoded proteins:
- a CDS encoding phosphoribosylformylglycinamidine synthase, coding for MPKEAAATAPAATSHAVHRIEVGMKQGMPDPAGLGVRARVADDLGIHIEDVRAIDVYTIHANLSTEELELVRRELFTDPIIQDSAVDSLLARDFDFAIEVGFRPGVTDNIGKSSAEGIADTIGRALSPGDAVYKSTLYALKGRVNAKQCERIARDLLANELIQRWIVKPASELGDIGGHGLLGLPLVTERSSAEVRTIDLNISDDALMALSRDGMLALELGEMKAIQAHYGDASVQTWRAAAGLPQQPTDIELEILAQTWSEHCKHKIFNAVIEYTDEAGNTRTIDSLFKSYVKATTDEVGKRVDWLVSVFHDNAGIIRFDKNWNFALKAETHNSPSALDPYGGAITGIVGVNRDVLGAGLGCRCIFNTDVFCFASPFYDGDIPARLMHPRRVLRGVHQGVKDGGNQSGIPDLNGAIVFHERFLGKPLVFCGTGGLIPATINGQPSHEKTARPGDRIVMCGGRIGKDGIHGATFSSEELHEGSPATAVQIGDAITQKKMADFLIEARDLGLFSNITDNGAGGLSSSIGEMAKGSGGAVVHLERAPLKYPGLAPWEIFLSEAQERMTLAVPPDKVDAFLDLARRREVEATVLGEFTGSGRLECRYEGKLIGALDMHFLHDGVPRMHLKARWEPPAVTREIIVEQSDLIADLKAVLGSLNVCSKESFVRMYDHEVLAQSVLKQFQGVDHDGPGDAGVIRPVPGSKRGIAVSCGIAPKYSDLDTYWMMASAVDEAVRNLIAVGARIGSIAGLDNFCWPDPVQSEKTPDGEYKLAQLVRCCEALYDICTSYDIPLISGKDSMKNDYKIGGTKISIPPTVLFTAAAIIDDVTKVVSMDVKHAGDAVYVVGETKPEMGGSEYLALRGQLGAVVPKVDAKRARMTYEKLSDAIGRGYVSSCHDCSDGGLGAALAESAFAGGFGMEIDLTKIPAANDVIAMFSESQSRFVVTVPAAKAAEFESAMDGVPVTRIGSVIPLEVLRIRGRDGYADEASLPELKEAWQRTLRW
- a CDS encoding phosphoribosylformylglycinamidine cyclo-ligase, giving the protein MSNDKRGLTYRDAGVDIDAADKAVREIKNLVNKTFDDRVLCDIGTFGAMYSLDTKGMDEPVLVSSVDGVGTKIKLAFMTGKHDTIGVDLVSHCVNDILVQGAKPLFFLDYLAFGRLEPNVVVEVIRGLTNGCRYAGCALIGGETAEMPGLYQPGEYDISGTIVGVVDRKKIVDGSTVQPGDVVIGLPSSGLHTNGYSLARKICFEVAKLDCSDPMPGVDRTVGEALLEPHRSYATIIRVLMKIVTVKGMAHITGGGITDNLPRTLPHETGVEINLDAWTAPPVFGFLQRAGQVEQFEMLRTFNCGMGYLVIVSEDEAERALKTLDQAGSEGRVIGRVIKGERRVTYSGTLRYA
- a CDS encoding LysR family transcriptional regulator — protein: MTLEQLRFFRAVIDGGSFRAAAERVHRTQPAITHQIKALERELGHVLIDRKTAAPTPAGRLLYTRGSALISDADAMRAAMQDFDETQAGELRLGTSDTTALYTLPPIVRRFRRANPGTRLHIVNRPTEVIAQMVQLGDLDIGIVTLPVSSAQLMERVLFEQELVLVVPRRHRMATRTIVRARDLQSEPLLLLEDVTRTGKLLREFFRMSGFTPNIVLDTSSFEVIKRYVAEGIGISFLPRAAVRPRDTTLHVVRVPGLPRVTIGAIWRTGAYQTRAALNLLELFDTPRKTRRR
- a CDS encoding fused MFS/spermidine synthase yields the protein MSNEQNVSSASFVPALCLGVLVFVSGAAVMIYEFIAVRMLQRFFGSSLEVWSAEISVCLLGLAAGYSLGGWMADRFRSWAPLGVVLCIAGFSAVFMEPIVVKTAEHVAQSEVMRWWEPLVASAAATLVPLLALGTVMPQAIRLAVTRLDRVGSSAGRIAALSTLGSICGTMATSTLFVTWGVRESLYATCAALVVGGVFIVFAHFAARRKTAPVAALIVASAPFLAPAAFAQTIYENYSAYHHILVRDEAEKRILYFDSSPQSTMFKTDAYAGGFEYTEFFYAPLVLDPTTKSVLFVGLGGGTGPKYFLKHYPEMKIEVSEIDPAVVKVAKQYFELPEDPRLRIVTIDGRTFIQRTKQTYGAIIMDAYASGPNGAYLPYHLATQEFFRSAFDRIENGGCLVYNVMGEYGGSNDNIVRGMLQTLESVFQKVYVFQAESSWNTVYLAQKIDPAKLAPNGTRDGKGWPDGPWLAHPADLSDLAAQLAAKGNYLPPNFPKRLTQFSAAHTAARDGKLYTDNNAPVDIAQGR
- a CDS encoding aldehyde dehydrogenase family protein; translated protein: MPEATLAPEAIRIETSGASASEVVVRDPRTQKVLYSFREPADAEVTAAFARARAAFEKIRAMPVADRVRETLKLRDYILKHKEKIVDRIVQETGKSRVDALMADVAQALSIIDFYKNTAEKYLADEKVPTPIILQGKKSYIHYEPMGAVLIISPWNFPFNLAWVPMITAFVAGNSIVFKPSEWTPLKGLYEEIIEGSGFMKDAITVMYGGKETGRRLIDQRPAKILFTGSTRAGKQIMEQAAQYLIPVELELGGKDPMVVFDDVNIDRAAAGAMWGGLMNCGQTCTSIERVLVHERIHDDFVKALASKIEDLTHAAEHGDKPDAGDLDVGHMTAPFQVKKVEELVEDARAKGATIHTGGKREGDSHAYPPTLISGVNDSMRVITEETFGPVITVEKFKSEDEAVRMANDTPYGLSAAVWSTDLARAERVARNIESGNVSINNVLATQGNAALPFGGTKESGFGRYFGPHGLHSFSHIKSVIVDAGNKIEPHWFPYSKEKYALLSALLDVLHSKTGLSKMLGLISIDGKLRKLSKSKRK